A region of Candidatus Palauibacter australiensis DNA encodes the following proteins:
- a CDS encoding divalent-cation tolerance protein CutA, with product MSDIVAGLVTGPDREQLVRLGRTLVEERLIACLNVLDRVTSVYRWEGEVCEEAEALGILKTTAARGDAVERRIRELHPYDVPEVLFIPVAAGSAPYVDWVAAQVSD from the coding sequence GTGAGCGACATCGTGGCCGGGCTCGTCACGGGGCCCGACCGCGAACAACTCGTGCGGCTGGGACGGACCCTCGTCGAAGAGCGGCTCATCGCCTGCCTGAACGTCCTGGACCGCGTGACCTCCGTCTATCGATGGGAGGGCGAGGTGTGCGAGGAAGCGGAAGCCCTCGGCATCCTCAAGACGACGGCCGCCCGCGGCGACGCCGTGGAGCGGCGCATCCGCGAACTCCACCCCTATGATGTTCCCGAGGTCCTCTTCATCCCCGTGGCCGCCGGCTCCGCGCCCTACGTGGACTGGGTCGCCGCACAGGTGAGCGACTAA
- a CDS encoding cytochrome c oxidase assembly protein produces MQWWCAAQGIPWDWSWRPYPGVWLFIACLCLAYRAFTRGAAPSRVEVVRFAGGALILWIALDWPVGALGSGYLASVHMVQFLLIALLAPPLLIAGLPRAALERVRGGAIISLLGFLARPLIALLFFNAIVITTHWPEVVDGLMASQAGSLVLDMAWLGGGLIFWWPVVSPVPHRPRFPLGVRIGYLIASTVLMTLPYVFLTFAELPFYATYELAPPVGTLSAGEDQRLAGLIMRIGGGTILWTAAGVIFWFWYRSENDAVG; encoded by the coding sequence ATGCAATGGTGGTGTGCCGCCCAGGGGATCCCGTGGGACTGGTCGTGGCGGCCCTACCCGGGCGTCTGGCTCTTCATCGCGTGCCTGTGCCTCGCCTATCGCGCCTTCACGCGGGGCGCCGCGCCTTCGCGAGTCGAGGTCGTCCGCTTCGCCGGCGGCGCGCTCATCCTCTGGATCGCGCTGGACTGGCCGGTGGGCGCGCTGGGTTCGGGATACCTGGCGTCGGTGCACATGGTGCAGTTCCTCCTCATCGCGCTGCTCGCCCCGCCGCTCCTCATCGCGGGCCTCCCGCGGGCAGCGCTGGAGCGGGTGCGCGGCGGCGCGATCATCTCCCTCCTCGGATTCCTCGCGCGACCGCTCATCGCGCTGCTCTTCTTCAACGCGATCGTCATCACGACGCACTGGCCGGAGGTCGTCGACGGTCTCATGGCCTCGCAGGCGGGCTCGCTCGTCCTCGACATGGCCTGGCTGGGCGGCGGACTCATCTTCTGGTGGCCCGTCGTGAGTCCGGTCCCGCACCGGCCGCGGTTTCCGCTCGGCGTACGGATCGGCTATCTGATCGCGAGCACCGTGTTGATGACGCTGCCGTACGTCTTCCTGACGTTCGCGGAACTCCCCTTCTACGCGACGTACGAACTCGCGCCGCCGGTGGGCACGCTCTCCGCCGGAGAAGACCAGCGGCTCGCGGGGCTGATCATGCGGATCGGGGGAGGCACGATCCTGTGGACGGCGGCGGGGGTCATCTTCTGGTTCTGGTACCGCTCGGAGAACGACGCCGTCGGCTGA
- a CDS encoding SCO family protein, with product MRPGRVVAAAAVACGASLAGSACASPETAIDRTEGTGELRGLAIEQPFEAPEFALTDSRGRRFDFRRETAGSLTLLFFGYTNCPDICPVQMAVLGAALDDLPYTDRREIEVVFVTTDPARDTPDRLRSWLDLFDASFVGLSGEMETVNEIQAGFRLPPARIEGTTTPPGAEEPYLVGHATPVVAVTGDGVARALYPSGVRQTDWRHDLPLLLRLNRSVSKPGGEAGTSGG from the coding sequence ATGAGGCCGGGGCGCGTCGTGGCCGCCGCCGCGGTCGCATGCGGCGCCAGTCTCGCGGGGTCCGCCTGCGCCTCCCCCGAGACGGCGATCGACCGCACGGAGGGCACGGGGGAGCTGCGCGGGCTGGCGATCGAACAGCCGTTCGAGGCGCCAGAGTTCGCCCTGACGGATTCGCGGGGGCGCCGTTTCGACTTCCGGCGGGAGACCGCGGGGTCGCTCACGCTGCTCTTCTTCGGGTATACGAACTGCCCGGACATCTGTCCCGTGCAGATGGCGGTACTCGGGGCCGCTCTCGACGATCTTCCGTACACGGACCGCCGCGAGATCGAAGTCGTCTTCGTGACGACGGACCCGGCGCGCGACACGCCGGACCGGCTGCGGAGCTGGCTGGACCTCTTCGACGCCTCCTTCGTCGGCCTCAGCGGGGAGATGGAGACGGTGAACGAGATCCAGGCCGGGTTCCGCCTTCCGCCCGCGCGGATCGAAGGGACAACCACCCCGCCGGGTGCCGAAGAGCCGTATCTCGTGGGACACGCGACGCCGGTCGTCGCCGTCACGGGCGACGGCGTGGCGCGGGCGCTGTACCCGAGCGGCGTGCGCCAGACCGACTGGCGGCACGACCTTCCGCTCCTCCTGCGTCTCAACCGTTCGGTTTCGAAGCCCGGGGGCGAAGCCGGTACGAGCGGCGGCTGA